The following proteins are co-located in the Cupriavidus pauculus genome:
- a CDS encoding SDR family oxidoreductase: protein MSNGSPRSTHLYIVTGASRGLGAALVRALLKPGNRVIGVARSRNTDLEREAAASGVPVAWHLQDLSQPGPSAGWLASVLEAVDDTPASVTLILNAGVVEPIGPITALHENTLVPHLQTNLVTPMTMTGAFIDATARFDCPRKVLAISSGAARNPVQGWSAYCAGKAGLDMFIRSVNAEYAGLPGDRAVRAVALAPGVVDTGMQETIRGADFAQVQRFRDLKANEQLASPDDVAQRIAAYLDRPDFGQTELDDIRNH, encoded by the coding sequence ATGTCCAACGGATCGCCCCGCTCCACCCACCTCTACATCGTCACCGGCGCCTCGCGCGGCCTGGGCGCCGCGCTGGTGCGCGCGCTGCTCAAGCCGGGCAACCGCGTCATCGGCGTGGCCCGCAGCCGCAACACCGACCTGGAACGCGAAGCCGCGGCCAGCGGCGTGCCGGTGGCGTGGCACCTGCAGGACCTGTCGCAGCCCGGCCCGTCGGCCGGCTGGCTGGCGAGCGTGCTGGAGGCCGTCGACGATACCCCGGCCAGCGTGACGCTGATCCTGAACGCCGGCGTGGTCGAGCCGATCGGCCCGATCACGGCGCTGCACGAGAACACGCTGGTGCCGCACCTGCAGACCAACCTGGTCACGCCGATGACGATGACCGGCGCGTTCATCGACGCCACCGCGCGCTTCGACTGCCCGCGCAAGGTGCTGGCGATCTCGTCGGGCGCGGCCCGCAACCCGGTGCAGGGCTGGAGCGCCTACTGCGCCGGCAAGGCTGGCCTGGACATGTTCATCCGCTCGGTCAACGCCGAATACGCGGGCCTGCCGGGCGACCGGGCGGTGCGCGCCGTGGCGCTGGCCCCGGGCGTGGTGGACACCGGCATGCAGGAAACCATCCGCGGCGCCGACTTTGCGCAGGTGCAGCGCTTCCGCGACCTGAAGGCCAACGAGCAGCTCGCTTCGCCGGACGACGTCGCGCAGCGCATCGCCGCCTACCTGGACCGCCCCGACTTCGGCCAGACCGAGCTCGACGACATCCGCAACCATTGA
- the iscU gene encoding Fe-S cluster assembly scaffold IscU: MSYSNKVLDHYENPRNVGSFDKNDDAVGTGMVGAPACGDVMKLQIKVNEAGVIEDAKFKTYGCGSAIASSSLVTEWVKGKTVDQALEIKNTQIAEELALPPVKIHCSILAEDAIKAAVEDYKKKHGGAEQKAA; the protein is encoded by the coding sequence ATGTCTTACAGCAACAAGGTTCTCGACCACTATGAAAATCCGCGCAACGTCGGTTCGTTCGACAAGAACGACGACGCGGTGGGCACCGGCATGGTCGGCGCCCCGGCCTGCGGCGACGTGATGAAGCTGCAGATCAAGGTGAACGAGGCGGGCGTGATCGAGGACGCCAAGTTCAAGACCTACGGCTGCGGCTCGGCCATCGCGTCGTCGTCGCTGGTGACCGAATGGGTCAAGGGCAAGACCGTGGACCAGGCGCTGGAGATCAAGAACACCCAGATCGCCGAGGAACTGGCGCTGCCGCCGGTGAAGATCCACTGCTCGATCCTGGCCGAGGACGCCATCAAGGCGGCGGTCGAGGACTACAAGAAGAAGCACGGCGGCGCCGAGCAGAAGGCTGCCTGA
- the hscA gene encoding Fe-S protein assembly chaperone HscA yields the protein MALLQISEPGMSPAPHQRRLAVGIDLGTTNSLVAAVRNSIPEVLPDDDGRALLPSVVRYLPDGRAHIGYKAQDEAVRDPKNTIVSAKRFMGRGLRDVSNIEHSPYDFVDAPGMVQLKTVAGIKSPVEVSAEILATLRQRAEDSLGDDLVGAVITVPAYFDDAQRQATKDAAQLAGLDVLRLLNEPTAAAIAYGLDNAAEGIYAVYDLGGGTFDISVLKLTKGVFEVMSTGGDSALGGDDFDQRLLCWIVEQAGLQPLSAEDTRLLMVRARAAKEALSASDSTVIDAVLTTGEIVHLPLDAQTFIDITAHLVQKTLAPVRKALRDAGVTPEDVKGVVLVGGATRMPAIRKAVGEYFGQQPLTNLDPDKVVALGAAMQANLLAGNHAPGEDWLLLDVIPLSLGVETMGGLVEKIIPRNSTIPVARAQEFTTFKDGQTAMAIHVLQGERELASDCRSLARFELRGIPPMVAGAARIRVTYQVDADGLLSVSARETLSGVEASVSVKPSYGLADDDIARMLQDSFREAEHDMKTRALAEERVEAERLVEATRRALEVDGDLLSAEERGAVDALIARVTEIATGDDHRAIKAAVEQLSHGTDEFAARRMDRSIKSALAGKKVQELG from the coding sequence ATGGCACTGCTTCAGATTTCCGAACCCGGCATGTCGCCGGCGCCGCACCAGCGCCGCCTGGCCGTCGGTATCGACCTTGGCACCACCAATTCCCTGGTGGCCGCCGTGCGCAACAGCATTCCCGAAGTCCTGCCCGACGACGATGGCCGCGCGCTGCTGCCGTCGGTGGTGCGCTACCTGCCGGACGGCCGCGCCCACATCGGCTACAAGGCGCAGGACGAAGCGGTGCGCGACCCCAAGAACACGATCGTGTCGGCCAAGCGGTTCATGGGCCGCGGGCTGCGCGACGTCTCGAACATCGAGCACAGCCCGTACGACTTTGTCGACGCGCCAGGCATGGTGCAACTGAAGACCGTGGCCGGCATCAAGAGCCCGGTCGAGGTGTCGGCCGAGATCCTGGCCACGCTGCGCCAGCGCGCCGAGGATTCGCTGGGCGACGATCTGGTTGGCGCCGTGATCACGGTGCCCGCGTACTTCGACGACGCGCAGCGCCAGGCCACCAAGGATGCGGCCCAGCTTGCCGGGCTGGACGTGCTGCGGCTGCTGAACGAGCCGACGGCGGCGGCCATCGCCTACGGGCTGGACAACGCGGCCGAAGGCATCTACGCCGTGTACGACCTGGGCGGCGGCACGTTCGATATCTCGGTGCTCAAGCTGACCAAGGGCGTGTTCGAGGTGATGTCCACCGGCGGCGATTCCGCGCTGGGTGGCGACGACTTTGACCAGCGCCTGCTGTGCTGGATCGTCGAGCAGGCCGGCCTGCAACCGCTGTCGGCCGAGGACACCCGGCTGCTGATGGTGCGCGCCCGGGCCGCCAAGGAAGCGCTGTCGGCCAGCGACAGCACGGTCATCGACGCGGTGCTGACCACCGGCGAGATCGTGCACCTGCCGCTGGACGCGCAGACGTTCATCGACATCACGGCCCATCTGGTGCAGAAAACGCTGGCGCCGGTGCGCAAGGCGCTGCGCGATGCCGGCGTGACGCCCGAGGACGTCAAGGGCGTGGTGCTGGTGGGCGGCGCGACGCGCATGCCGGCGATCCGCAAGGCCGTGGGCGAGTATTTCGGCCAGCAGCCGCTGACCAACCTGGACCCGGACAAGGTGGTGGCGCTGGGCGCCGCCATGCAGGCCAACCTGCTGGCCGGCAACCACGCGCCGGGCGAGGACTGGCTGCTGCTCGACGTGATTCCGCTGTCGCTGGGCGTGGAGACGATGGGCGGGCTGGTCGAGAAGATCATCCCGCGCAACAGCACCATTCCGGTGGCGCGCGCGCAGGAATTCACGACGTTCAAGGACGGCCAGACCGCGATGGCGATCCACGTGCTGCAGGGCGAGCGCGAACTGGCCAGCGACTGCCGCTCGCTGGCGCGCTTCGAGCTGCGCGGCATCCCGCCGATGGTGGCCGGCGCCGCGCGCATCCGTGTGACGTACCAGGTGGACGCCGACGGGCTGCTGTCGGTGTCGGCGCGCGAGACGCTGTCGGGCGTGGAGGCGTCGGTGTCGGTCAAGCCGTCGTACGGGCTGGCCGATGACGACATCGCGCGCATGCTGCAGGACAGCTTCCGCGAGGCCGAGCACGACATGAAGACCCGCGCGCTGGCCGAGGAGCGCGTGGAGGCCGAGCGGCTGGTGGAAGCCACGCGGCGCGCGCTGGAGGTGGACGGCGACCTGCTGTCGGCCGAGGAGCGCGGCGCCGTGGACGCGCTGATCGCCCGCGTGACCGAGATTGCCACCGGCGACGACCATCGCGCGATCAAGGCCGCCGTGGAGCAGTTGTCGCACGGTACCGACGAGTTTGCCGCCCGCCGCATGGACCGCTCGATCAAGAGCGCGCTGGCCGGGAAGAAGGTGCAGGAACTGGGCTGA
- the iscX gene encoding Fe-S cluster assembly protein IscX — MKWTDTYDVAAALYDKFPDVDPLTVRFTQLRQWVLELDGFDDLPERSGEKILEAIQQAWIEEAA, encoded by the coding sequence ATGAAATGGACCGATACCTACGACGTTGCCGCCGCGCTGTATGACAAGTTTCCCGATGTCGATCCGCTGACGGTGCGCTTCACGCAGTTGCGCCAGTGGGTGCTGGAGCTGGACGGGTTCGACGACCTGCCCGAACGCTCGGGCGAGAAGATCCTGGAGGCGATCCAGCAGGCGTGGATCGAAGAGGCGGCCTGA
- the prfB gene encoding peptide chain release factor 2 (programmed frameshift), producing the protein MEAERLNAISGAISDLRSRTEDLRGYLDYDVKANRLDEVNGLLEDPDVWNNPKRAQDLGKEKKALEAVVQTLGKLTDDLSGADELFELAREEGDDDTLVSIETDVQGFEAIVADMEFRRMFSGEMDQANAFIDIQAGAGGTEACDWASMLLRQYLKYCERKGFKAEVLEESEGDVAGIKSATIKIEGDYAFGYLRTETGVHRLVRKSPFDSSGGRHTSFSSVFVYPEVDDSFEVEVNPADLRVDTYRASGAGGQHINKTDSAVRITHIPTGIVVQCQNDRSQHRNRAEAMSMLKSRLYEHEMRKRQAEADKLEAGKTDVGWGHQIRSYVLDQSRIKDLRTNVEMSNTQKVLDGDLDPFIEASLKQGL; encoded by the exons ATGGAAGCAGAACGCCTCAACGCCATCTCCGGTGCCATCTCCGATCTCCGTTCCCGGACGGAAGATCTACGGGGGTATCTT GACTACGATGTCAAAGCAAACCGCCTAGACGAAGTCAACGGACTGCTGGAAGACCCGGACGTCTGGAACAACCCCAAGCGCGCCCAGGACCTGGGCAAGGAAAAGAAGGCGCTGGAAGCCGTGGTGCAGACCCTCGGCAAGCTCACCGACGACCTGAGCGGCGCCGACGAGCTGTTCGAGCTGGCGCGCGAGGAAGGTGACGACGACACGCTGGTGTCGATCGAGACCGACGTGCAGGGCTTCGAGGCCATCGTGGCCGACATGGAATTCCGGCGCATGTTCTCGGGCGAGATGGACCAGGCCAACGCGTTCATCGACATCCAGGCCGGCGCGGGCGGTACCGAGGCGTGCGACTGGGCGTCGATGCTGCTGCGCCAGTACCTGAAGTACTGCGAGCGCAAGGGCTTCAAGGCCGAGGTGCTGGAAGAGTCCGAAGGCGACGTGGCCGGCATCAAGAGCGCGACGATCAAGATCGAGGGCGACTACGCGTTCGGCTACCTGCGCACCGAGACCGGCGTGCACCGCCTGGTCCGCAAGTCGCCGTTCGATTCGTCGGGCGGGCGCCACACGTCGTTCTCGTCAGTGTTCGTCTACCCCGAGGTGGACGACTCGTTCGAGGTCGAGGTCAACCCGGCCGACCTGCGCGTGGATACGTACCGCGCGTCGGGCGCCGGCGGGCAGCACATCAACAAGACCGATTCGGCCGTGCGGATCACGCACATCCCGACCGGCATCGTCGTGCAGTGCCAGAACGACCGCTCGCAGCACCGCAACCGTGCCGAGGCCATGTCGATGCTGAAATCGCGGCTTTACGAGCACGAGATGCGCAAGCGCCAGGCCGAGGCCGACAAGCTCGAAGCCGGCAAGACCGACGTGGGCTGGGGCCACCAGATCCGCTCGTACGTGCTGGACCAGAGCCGCATCAAGGACCTGCGCACCAACGTGGAAATGTCCAACACGCAGAAGGTGCTGGACGGCGACCTCGACCCGTTCATCGAGGCCAGCCTGAAACAGGGCCTGTAA
- the fdx gene encoding ISC system 2Fe-2S type ferredoxin — translation MPQIIVLPHVELCPEGAVFEAGSGTTICDALLANGIEIEHACEKSCACTTCHVVVREGFNSLEDAEEKEEDLLDKAWGLEPNSRLSCQAVVADTDLTVEIPKYTINHAKEGH, via the coding sequence ATGCCACAGATCATTGTTTTGCCCCACGTAGAGTTGTGCCCCGAGGGCGCCGTTTTCGAAGCCGGTAGCGGCACGACCATTTGCGACGCGCTGCTCGCCAACGGCATCGAGATCGAGCATGCCTGCGAGAAGTCCTGCGCCTGCACCACGTGCCACGTGGTGGTGCGCGAGGGGTTCAACTCGCTGGAAGACGCCGAGGAAAAGGAAGAAGACCTGCTGGACAAGGCGTGGGGGCTGGAGCCGAACTCGCGGCTGTCGTGCCAGGCCGTGGTCGCCGACACCGACCTGACCGTCGAAATCCCGAAATACACGATCAACCACGCCAAGGAAGGCCACTAA
- the iscR gene encoding Fe-S cluster assembly transcriptional regulator IscR, producing the protein MRLTTKGRFAVTAMIDLAMRQDQGPVTLAGISQRQKISLSYLEQLFGKLRRHEIVESVRGPGGGYSLARKAEDVTVADIIIAVDEPLDATQCGGKGNCNGDDGSGRCMTHELWATLNQKMVEYLDSVSLKNLVDQQRARQPAVLHDMRDDAAQQPVTVSRSKADKQEKPARARVVNSVFSLAQS; encoded by the coding sequence ATGAGACTGACCACCAAAGGCCGTTTTGCGGTAACCGCCATGATCGACCTGGCCATGCGCCAGGATCAGGGCCCTGTCACCCTGGCAGGCATCAGTCAGCGTCAGAAGATCTCCCTGTCGTACCTGGAGCAGCTTTTTGGCAAGCTGCGCCGTCACGAGATCGTGGAAAGCGTGCGCGGTCCGGGCGGCGGCTACAGCCTGGCGCGCAAGGCCGAAGACGTGACGGTGGCGGACATCATCATCGCCGTCGACGAGCCGCTGGACGCCACGCAGTGCGGCGGGAAGGGCAATTGCAATGGCGACGACGGATCGGGCCGCTGCATGACCCACGAGCTGTGGGCCACGCTGAACCAGAAGATGGTGGAGTACCTGGATTCCGTTTCGCTCAAGAACCTCGTTGACCAGCAACGCGCCCGCCAGCCCGCCGTGCTGCACGACATGCGCGACGACGCCGCGCAGCAGCCGGTGACGGTGTCGCGCTCCAAGGCGGACAAGCAGGAAAAGCCGGCGCGCGCCCGCGTGGTCAATTCGGTGTTCAGCCTGGCACAGTCGTAA
- the hscB gene encoding Fe-S protein assembly co-chaperone HscB: MKDDFFSLFGLPARYEVDEAALDAAYRTVQSQAHPDRFANAGDAERRVAMQWAAHANEAYRTLRQPLKRAIYLLHLRGVDIQAESNTAMAPAFLMQQMEWREALQDAVDARAVDRLDALLRELRQEKRERHAALGALLDAGDDESAGAAARQLMFIEKIEHDASEAIDRLED; encoded by the coding sequence TTGAAAGACGATTTTTTCTCGCTGTTCGGGCTGCCTGCCCGGTATGAAGTGGACGAGGCCGCGCTGGACGCGGCCTATCGCACGGTGCAGTCGCAGGCCCATCCGGACCGCTTTGCCAACGCCGGCGACGCCGAGCGCCGCGTGGCCATGCAGTGGGCCGCGCACGCCAACGAGGCGTACCGCACGCTGCGCCAGCCGCTCAAGCGCGCCATCTACCTGCTGCACCTGCGCGGCGTGGACATCCAGGCCGAGAGCAACACGGCGATGGCCCCGGCCTTTCTGATGCAGCAGATGGAATGGCGCGAGGCGCTGCAGGACGCGGTGGACGCCCGCGCCGTGGACCGGCTCGACGCGCTGCTGCGCGAGCTGCGCCAGGAAAAGCGCGAGCGCCACGCCGCACTGGGCGCGCTGCTCGATGCCGGCGACGACGAGTCCGCCGGCGCCGCCGCGCGCCAGTTGATGTTTATCGAGAAGATCGAGCACGACGCCAGCGAGGCGATCGATCGGCTCGAAGATTAG
- the iscA gene encoding iron-sulfur cluster assembly protein IscA — translation MITMTEKAAKHVARYLERRGKGLGLRLGVKTTGCSGLAYKLEYVDELQPEDQVFETHGIKVIVDPKSLPYIDGTELDFAREGLNEGFRFNNPNVKDECGCGESFRV, via the coding sequence ATGATCACGATGACCGAAAAGGCGGCGAAGCACGTCGCCCGTTACCTGGAACGCCGCGGCAAGGGCCTGGGCCTGCGCCTGGGCGTGAAGACCACCGGCTGCTCCGGCCTGGCCTACAAGCTTGAGTACGTGGACGAGCTGCAGCCAGAGGACCAGGTGTTCGAGACCCATGGCATCAAGGTGATCGTCGATCCGAAGAGCCTGCCGTACATCGACGGCACCGAGCTCGACTTTGCGCGCGAAGGGTTGAACGAGGGCTTCCGCTTCAACAACCCGAACGTCAAGGACGAGTGCGGCTGCGGCGAGTCGTTCCGGGTCTGA
- a CDS encoding IscS subfamily cysteine desulfurase has protein sequence MSTTPHFPIYMDYSATTPVDPRVADKMIPYLREQFGNPASRSHAYGWDAERAVEEAREQVAALVGADPREIVWTSGATESDNLAIKGAANFYSGKGKHIITVKTEHKAVLDTTRELERQGFEVTYLDVKDDGLIDMDVFKQALRPDTILVSVMLVNNEIGVIQDVEQIGEICRDKGIIFHCDAAQATGKVGIDLGKLKCDLMSFSAHKTYGPKGIGALYVRRKPRVRIEAQMHGGGHERGMRSGTLATHQIVGMGEAFRLAREEMATENERIRMLRDRLWNGLSSMEEVYLNGSMEHRVPHNLNVSFNFVEGESLIMAIKDVAVSSGSACTSASLEPSYVLRALGRNDELAHSSIRFTVGRFTTESEIDYTVELLKSKIGKLRDLSPLWEMFKDGVDLNSIQWAAH, from the coding sequence ATGAGCACCACCCCACATTTCCCGATCTACATGGATTACTCGGCCACCACGCCGGTGGACCCGCGCGTGGCGGACAAGATGATTCCGTATCTGCGCGAGCAGTTCGGCAATCCGGCCTCGCGCAGCCACGCCTACGGCTGGGACGCCGAGCGTGCCGTGGAAGAGGCGCGCGAGCAGGTGGCCGCGCTGGTGGGCGCCGATCCGCGCGAGATCGTGTGGACGTCGGGGGCTACCGAGTCGGACAACCTGGCCATCAAGGGCGCCGCGAACTTCTACTCGGGCAAGGGCAAGCACATCATCACCGTGAAGACCGAGCACAAGGCCGTGCTCGACACCACGCGCGAGCTGGAGCGCCAGGGCTTCGAGGTGACGTACCTCGACGTCAAGGACGACGGCCTGATCGACATGGACGTGTTCAAGCAGGCGCTGCGCCCGGACACGATCCTGGTGTCGGTGATGCTGGTCAACAACGAGATCGGCGTGATCCAGGACGTCGAGCAGATCGGCGAGATCTGCCGCGACAAGGGCATCATCTTCCACTGCGACGCCGCGCAGGCCACCGGCAAGGTCGGTATCGACCTGGGCAAGCTCAAGTGCGACCTGATGTCGTTCTCGGCCCACAAGACCTATGGCCCGAAGGGTATCGGCGCGCTGTACGTGCGCCGCAAGCCGCGCGTGCGGATCGAAGCCCAGATGCACGGCGGCGGCCACGAGCGCGGCATGCGCTCGGGCACGCTGGCCACGCACCAGATCGTCGGCATGGGCGAGGCGTTCCGCCTGGCCCGCGAGGAAATGGCGACCGAGAACGAGCGCATCCGCATGCTGCGCGACCGGCTCTGGAACGGCCTGTCGTCGATGGAAGAGGTGTATCTGAACGGTTCGATGGAACACCGCGTGCCGCACAACCTGAACGTCAGCTTCAACTTCGTCGAAGGTGAATCGCTGATCATGGCCATCAAGGACGTGGCCGTGTCGTCGGGTTCGGCGTGCACGTCGGCGTCGCTGGAGCCGTCGTACGTGCTGCGCGCCCTGGGCCGCAACGACGAACTGGCACACAGCTCGATCCGCTTCACGGTTGGACGTTTTACGACGGAATCGGAAATCGACTACACCGTCGAGCTGCTCAAGAGCAAGATCGGCAAGCTGCGCGACCTGTCGCCGCTGTGGGAGATGTTCAAGGACGGCGTCGACCTGAATTCGATCCAGTGGGCCGCGCACTGA
- a CDS encoding glycine zipper 2TM domain-containing protein yields MSGPNTLPSLPPSRRIHPLVATAAIAVVIASLTAVAAVTGVLPVGKATPNAEPAASQYSQNYSQNVDPPAGTQPAPGSTTRPPAYDAAPPPPAAQQAQAEPQQAPKPSHTAGRVTGVQVVEAEKPTSGLGALGGAVVGGLVGNQIGSGNGRILGTVAGAAAGGFGGNYAEKKLNKDKSYRVSVKMDDGTRRTFTYQNPPGVEVGERVHLERGVLVRG; encoded by the coding sequence ATGTCTGGTCCGAACACGCTTCCTTCCCTCCCCCCTTCGCGGCGGATTCATCCGCTGGTGGCGACGGCGGCGATTGCGGTGGTGATTGCCAGCCTGACGGCCGTCGCGGCCGTGACCGGCGTGCTGCCGGTGGGCAAGGCCACCCCGAACGCCGAGCCGGCGGCATCGCAATATAGCCAGAACTACAGTCAGAACGTGGACCCGCCGGCCGGAACGCAGCCGGCGCCGGGATCGACCACGCGGCCGCCTGCCTATGACGCTGCGCCGCCGCCCCCCGCCGCCCAGCAGGCGCAGGCCGAGCCCCAGCAGGCGCCCAAGCCCAGCCACACGGCGGGCCGCGTGACGGGCGTGCAGGTGGTGGAGGCTGAAAAGCCGACCAGCGGCCTGGGTGCGCTCGGTGGCGCGGTGGTTGGCGGGCTGGTCGGCAACCAGATCGGCAGCGGCAATGGCCGGATCCTTGGCACGGTGGCCGGCGCGGCAGCCGGCGGCTTCGGCGGCAACTACGCCGAGAAGAAGCTGAACAAGGACAAGAGCTACCGCGTCAGCGTGAAGATGGACGACGGCACGCGCCGCACGTTCACGTACCAGAACCCGCCGGGGGTGGAGGTGGGCGAGCGCGTCCACCTGGAGCGCGGGGTGCTGGTGCGCGGCTGA
- the lysS gene encoding lysine--tRNA ligase, translating to MTEPTRTPAADAPAVDENKIIAERREKLQALREQGVAFPNDFRPTHQAGALHAQYGETDQAALEASPVEVSIAGRMMLKRVMGKASFATVQDGSGQIQFYITRDKVGEDVYAAFKHWDLGDIISARGELFRTNKGELSVQVRELRLLSKSLRPLPDKFHGLADQEMKYRQRYVDLIVSPETRDTFRARTKAMSSLRRHMADAGFMEVETPMLHPIPGGAAAKPFITHHNALDMQMFLRIAPELYLKRLIVGGFERVFEINRNFRNEGVSPRHNPEFTMMEFYAAYTDYRWLMDFTENLIREAAVDASGSAVLTYQGRELDLSKPFHRLTICQAIQKYAPEYTDAQLADAAFLRAELKDKFKINTSAPQFLNAGLGTLQLVLFEETAESQLWEPTFIVDYPVEVSPLARGSDTQPGITERFELFITGREIANGFSELNDPEDQAERFRKQVEQKDAGDEEAMYFDADYIRALEYGMPPTGGCGIGIDRLVMLLTDSPNIRDVILFPHLRRED from the coding sequence ATGACCGAACCGACCCGCACGCCCGCCGCCGACGCGCCTGCCGTAGACGAGAACAAGATCATCGCCGAGCGGCGCGAGAAGCTGCAGGCCCTGCGCGAGCAAGGCGTGGCCTTCCCGAACGATTTCCGCCCGACGCACCAGGCCGGCGCGCTGCACGCCCAGTACGGCGAGACCGACCAGGCCGCGCTGGAGGCAAGCCCCGTGGAGGTGTCGATCGCCGGGCGCATGATGCTCAAGCGCGTGATGGGCAAGGCCAGCTTTGCCACCGTGCAGGACGGCAGCGGCCAGATCCAGTTCTACATCACGCGCGACAAGGTGGGCGAGGACGTCTACGCGGCGTTCAAGCACTGGGACCTCGGCGACATCATCAGCGCGCGCGGCGAGTTGTTCCGCACCAACAAGGGCGAGCTGTCGGTGCAGGTGCGCGAGCTGCGCCTGCTGTCGAAGAGCCTGCGCCCGCTGCCGGACAAGTTCCACGGCCTGGCCGACCAGGAAATGAAGTACCGCCAGCGGTATGTCGACCTGATCGTCTCGCCGGAAACGCGCGACACGTTCCGCGCCCGCACCAAGGCCATGTCGTCGCTGCGCCGCCACATGGCCGACGCCGGCTTCATGGAAGTGGAAACGCCGATGCTGCACCCGATTCCGGGCGGCGCCGCGGCCAAGCCGTTCATCACGCACCACAACGCGCTGGACATGCAGATGTTCCTGCGCATCGCGCCGGAGCTGTACCTGAAGCGGCTGATCGTCGGCGGCTTCGAGCGCGTGTTCGAGATCAACCGCAATTTCCGTAACGAGGGGGTGAGCCCGCGCCACAACCCCGAGTTCACGATGATGGAGTTCTACGCGGCCTACACGGACTACCGCTGGCTGATGGACTTCACCGAGAACCTGATCCGCGAGGCCGCCGTGGACGCCAGCGGCAGCGCCGTGCTGACGTACCAGGGCCGCGAGCTGGACCTGAGCAAACCGTTCCACCGCCTGACGATCTGCCAGGCCATCCAGAAATACGCGCCCGAGTACACCGACGCGCAACTGGCCGACGCCGCCTTCCTGCGCGCCGAGCTGAAGGACAAGTTCAAGATCAACACCAGCGCGCCCCAGTTCCTGAACGCCGGCCTGGGCACGCTGCAACTGGTGCTGTTCGAGGAAACGGCCGAGTCGCAGCTCTGGGAACCGACCTTCATCGTCGACTACCCGGTCGAGGTCTCGCCGCTGGCGCGCGGGTCCGACACCCAGCCCGGCATCACCGAGCGCTTCGAGCTGTTCATCACGGGCCGCGAGATTGCCAATGGCTTCTCGGAGCTGAACGATCCGGAAGACCAGGCCGAACGCTTCCGCAAGCAGGTGGAGCAAAAGGACGCCGGCGACGAGGAAGCGATGTACTTCGACGCCGACTACATCCGCGCGCTCGAATACGGCATGCCCCCGACCGGCGGCTGCGGCATCGGCATCGACCGCCTGGTCATGCTGCTGACCGACAGCCCGAACATCCGCGACGTCATCCTGTTCCCGCATCTGCGGCGGGAGGATTGA